A DNA window from Hordeum vulgare subsp. vulgare chromosome 1H, MorexV3_pseudomolecules_assembly, whole genome shotgun sequence contains the following coding sequences:
- the LOC123429162 gene encoding carbon catabolite repressor protein 4 homolog 1-like, with the protein MLSVVRVHLPSEIPIVGCEITPYVLLRLPNGAISTDDVPETAAVDGHFMRYRWYRIQSDRKVAICSVHPMEQATIQCLGCLKSKIPAAKSYHCSAKCFSDAWQHHKVLHERASSALNENGAEEEELFGRFGSGSSGILSSGSGSMSNLGQSPGVNNGPVPLYPSGSDKTSGETWFEVGRSQTYTPTADDIGHVLRFECAAVDTEKKVPAGPPTSIMTSRVIPAPTPTPRHLIQVNGDVLGHLDMDSQSSSFGTFTVLSYNILADAYATSDAYSYCPTWALSWTYRRQNLMREIIGYHADIICLQEVQLNHFEDFFAPEFDKHGYQALYKKRTTEVYAGVPHAIDGCATFFRRDRFSHVKKYEVEFNKAAQSLTDAIIPPAQKRVALNRLIKDNIALIAVLEAKFGNQGTENPGKRQLLCVANTHVNVHQDLKDVKLWEVQTLLKGLEKIANSADIPMLVCGDFNSIPGSTPHGLLAIGKVDQLHPDLAIDPLGILRPVSKLTHQLPLVSAYSSFARMVGVGYDLEHQRRRMDSGTNEPLFTNCTRDFTGTVDYIFYTADSLSVESLLELLDEESLRKDTALPSPEWSSDHIALLAEFRCKPRIRR; encoded by the exons ATGCTGAGTGTGGTACGGGTGCACCTGCCGTCGGAGATCCCAATTGTGGGGTGTGAGATCACCCCTTATGTGCTGCTGCGTCTGCCCAATGGCGCCATCTCCACTGACGATGTGCCTGAGACCGCTGCTGTTGATGGTCACTTCATGCGATACAGATG GTACCGCATACAAAGCGATCGAAAAGTTGCTATCTGCAGTGTGCATCCAATGGAGCAAGCAACAATCCAGTGTCTAGGCTGTCTCAAGTCAAAAATACCTGCTGCTAAGAGCTACCATTGTTCTGCTAAGTGCTTCTCTGATGCGTGGCAGCACCACAAGGTTTTGCATGAGCGAGCTAGTAGTGCTTTAAATGAAAATGGAGCTGAAGAGGAGGAGCTATTTGGTAGATTTGGCAGTGGTAGTTCAGGGATTCTCAGTTCTGGATCTGGCTCAATGTCAAATCTTGGACAGAGCCCTGGTGTTAATAATGGACCTGTTCCTTTGTATCCCTCCGGCTCTGACAAAACCTCTGGTGAAACTTGGTTTGAAGTGGGACGCTCGCAGACATATACACCGACTGCTGATGATATTGgccatgttctgagatttgaatgTGCAGCGGTGGATACAGAAAAGAAAGTACCAGCAGGACCACCAACTTCAATTATGACGTCACGTGTGATTCCAGCACCAACCCCTACTCCACGCCACCTTATCCAAGTGAATGGAGATGTTTTGGGTCACTTGGATATGGACAGCCAGAGTTCTTCTTTCGGGACATTCACAGTTCTGTCTTATAATATTCTTGCAGATGCATATGCTACAAGCGATGCATATAGCTACTGCCCAACTTGGGCTCTTTCATGGACTTATCGGAGACAAAATTTGATGCGTGAAATTATTGGTTATCATGCTGATATCATTTGTCTTCAGGAG GTACAATTGAACCACTTCGAAGATTTTTTTGCACCCGAGTTTGATAAACATGGATATCAGGCGCTTTACAAGAAAAGGACAACAGAG GTGTACGCCGGAGTTCCTCATGCCATTGATGGCTGTGCTACTTTCTTCCGTAGAGACAGATTTTCGCACGTAAAGAAATATGAG GTCGAGTTCAATAAGGCTGCACAGTCTTTAACAGATGCGATTATTCCACCTGCACAAAAGAGGGTGGCTTTAAATCGATTGATTAAA GATAACATTGCACTGATTGCGGTCTTAGAAGCCAAATTTGGCAACCAAGGAACTGAAAACCCTGGTAAAAGACAGCTCCTTTGTGTG GCCAATACACATGTAAATGTCCACCAAGATCTCAAAGATGTCAAGCTATGGGAG GTTCAAACACTTTTAAAAGGATTGGAAAAGATAGCTAACAGTGCGGACATTCCAATGTTGGTCTGTGGGGATTTCAATTCAATCCCTGGGAG TACTCCACACGGGCTTCTTGCGATAGGCAAAGTTGATCAATTGCATCCAGATCTGGCCATTGACCCCCTTGGAATTTTACGCCCTGTGAGCAAGCTGACACACCAGCTTCCTCTG GTCAGTGCATATTCTTCATTTGCAAGGATGGTAGGTGTCGGTTATGATTTGGAGCACCAGCGGAGGAGGATGGACTCAGGAACAAATGAACCACTTTTCACAAATTGCACAAGGGATTTCACTGGTACTGTTGATTACATATTTTACACAG CGGATTCGTTGTCAGTGGAGTCTTTATTGGAGCTTCTGGATGAGGAGAGCTTAAGAAAAGACACTGCTCTCCCTTCACCTGAATGGTCGTCAGATCACATAGCACTCTTAGCAGAATTCCGTTGCAAGCCTAGAATCAGACGATGA